TATAAGACAAGTAAGCCTCCCCAGACCATACAAGTGCGCGGCGAGCCCATGCAAAAGGTTTGGTTAAGATATGCCAGATTCCACCAAATATACAAATGGAACCTAACCATACATGCCCTCCAATTATATCTTCCAAATCGTCCACACTAACAATCCATCCTTCTCCCCCAAAGGGAGATTTtagtaaataaccaaatataacACTTGGGCTAAGAGTCaagtttgtaatttttcttACATCCCCCCCTCCTGGAGCCCAGGTATCATATACGCCCCCAAAATAGAGAGCCTTGAATACTAGAAGAAAAGCACCTACACCTAACAAAATTAAGTGAATACCCAAAATGGTGGTCATTTTATTTCTATCTTTCCATACATAACCGAAAAATGGAAAAGATTCTTCAAGAGTTTCGGGTCCCAGAAGTGCATGATAAATACCGCCAAAGCCCAAAACTGCAGAAGAAATTAAGTGAAGTACTCCAGATACAAAGTATGGAAAGGTGTCTATAACTTCTCCCCCAGGACCTACCCCCCAGCCTAAAGTGGCTAGGTGGGGAAGTAAAATCAATCCTTGTTCATACATGGGCTTTTCAGGTACAAAATGAGCCACTTCAAATAAGTTCATTGCTCCGGCCCAGAATACGATTAATCCGGCATGGGCTACATGAGCTCCCAATAGTTTACCAGATAAATTGATAAGTCGGGCATTCCCGGCCCACCAAGCGAAACCAGTGGTTTCTTGGTCACGACCAGCTAAAGCTAAAGTTCCATTAAAGAGCGTTTCCACGTGGTAGAACCTCCTCAGGGAATATAAGGTTTTCATGAGGCTGATCTTGAGCCGCCATCCAAGCGCGAATACCTTcgtttaaaagaatatttttagtaTAGAAAGTCTCAAATTCCGGATCTTCCGCTGCACGGATTTCCTGGGAAACGAAGTCATAGGCACGTAGGTTCAAAGCTAGACCGACTACTCCAAGAGCACTCATCCATAAACCAGTTACTGGTACAAATAACATAAAGAAATGTAACCAACGTTTATTGGAAAAAGCAACCCCAAAGATTTGTGACCAAAAGCGGTTAGCGGTGACCATTGAATAAGTTTCTTCGGCTTGAGTTGGGTTAAAAGCACGGAATGTATTTGCACCATCACCATCTTCAAATAAAGTATTTTCTACAGTAGCACCATGAATAGCGCATAACAGAGCCGCGCCCAGTACACCAGCGACTCCCATCATATGAAATGGGTTCAATGTCCAATTATGAAACCCTTGGAAAAAGAGGATGAATCGAAATATAGCCGCTACACCAAAACTAGGCGCAAAGAACCAACCAGATTGACCTAGTGGATAAattagaaagacagaaacaaaaacagCAATTGGACCAGAGAATGCGATTGCATTATAAGGTCGCAATTGAACAGATCGAGCAAGTTCAAATTGACGTAACATAAAACCTATTAATGCGAAAGCACCGTGGAGAGCAACAAAAGCCCACAGACCGCCTAATTGACACCAACGAGTAAAATCTCCTTGTGCTTCAGGACCCCACAGTAACAACAAAGAATGCGCTAAACTATTAGCAGGAGTAGAAACTGCAGCGGTTAAAAAATTGCAACCTTCTAAATAGGAACTAGCCAATCCATGAGTATACCATGAAGTTACAAAGGTTGTACCTGTGAACCAACCCCCCAAAGCGAAATAGGCACAAGGAAAGAGCAATAGACCAGACCAACCTACAAAAACGAAGCGGTCCCTCCGTAACCAGTCAtccataatatcaaataaatctttttcgtctttggtAAATTTACCAAGGGCTATAGTCATAGCGATCCTCCTATTCAT
The DNA window shown above is from Brassica napus cultivar Da-Ae unplaced genomic scaffold, Da-Ae ScsIHWf_2143;HRSCAF=2795, whole genome shotgun sequence and carries:
- the LOC125600157 gene encoding LOW QUALITY PROTEIN: photosystem II CP43 reaction center protein-like (The sequence of the model RefSeq protein was modified relative to this genomic sequence to represent the inferred CDS: deleted 1 base in 1 codon), with amino-acid sequence MNRRIAMTIALGKFTKDEKDLFDIMDDWLRRDRFVFVGWSGLLLFPCAYFALGGWFTGTTFVTSWYTHGLASSYLEGCNFLTAAVSTPANSLAHSLLLLWGPEAQGDFTRWCQLGGLWAFVALHGAFALIGFMLRQFELARSVQLRPYNAIAFSGPIAVFVSVFLIYPLGQSGWFFAPSFGVAAIFRFILFFQGFHNWTLNPFHMMGVAGVLGAALLCAIHGATVENTLFEDGDGANTFRAFNPTQAEETYSMVTANRFWSQIFGVAFSNKRWLHFFMLFVPVTGLWMSALGVVGLALNLRAYDFVSQEIRAAEDPEFETFYTKNILLNEGIRAWMAAQDQPHENLIFPEEVLPRGNLFNGTLALAGRDQETTGFAWWAGNARLINLSGKLLGAHVAHAGLIVFWAGAMNLFEVAHFVPEKPMYEQGLILLPHLATLGWGVGPGGEVIDTFPYFVSGVLHLISSAVLGFGGIYHALLGPETLEESFPFFGYVWKDRNKMTTILGIHLILLGVGAFLLVFKALYFGGVYDTWAPGGGDVRKITNLTLSPSVIFGYLLKSPFGGEGWIVSVDDLEDIIGGHVWLGSICIFGGIWHILTKPFAWARRALVWSGEAYLSYSLAALSVCGFIACCFVWFNNTAYPSEFYGPTGPEASQAQAFTFLVRDQRLGANVGSAQGPTGLGKYLMRSPTGEVIFGGETMRFWDLRAPWLEPLRGPNGLDLSRLKKDIQPWQERRSAEYMTHAPLGSLNSVGGVATEINAVNYVSPRSWLSTSHFVLGFFLFVGHLWHAGRARAAAAGFEKGIDRDFEPVLSMTPLN